In Canis lupus familiaris isolate Mischka breed German Shepherd chromosome 9, alternate assembly UU_Cfam_GSD_1.0, whole genome shotgun sequence, a single window of DNA contains:
- the SLC13A2 gene encoding solute carrier family 13 member 2, producing MATCWQGLWAYRSYLIVLLLPILLLPLPILIPTKEAYCAYSIILMALFWCTEALPLPVTALFPIILYPMMGIMDASEVCIEYFKDSNILFVGGLLMAIAVEHWNLHKRIALRVLLIIGVRPALLLLGFMLVTAFLSMWISNTATTAMMVPIAHAVLEQLHNTSKDVEEGSDNPTFELQEGSPQKDVTKLDNGQAHPALPASSESTVWQKREQLRFSQGMSLCVCYSASIGGIATLTGTTPNLVLQGQVNALFPQNGNVVNFASWFGFAFPTMAILLLLSWLWLQILFLGFNFRKNFGFGGQAKEREQAAFHVIQTEHKRLGPMTFAEKAVSVLFIILVVLWFTREPGFFLGWGNLAFPDKDGNSMASDGTVAIFIGIILFLVPSKIPGLTQDPNKPGRLKAPPALLNWKTVNEKMPWNIVLLLGGGFALAKGSEKSGLSEWLGDKLTPLQNVPSPAIAFILCLLIATFTECTSNVATTTLFLPILASMAQAICLHPLYVMLPCTLAASLAFMLPVATPPNAIVFSFGGLKVSDMARTGFLLNIIGVLVITLAINSWSFPIFNLHTFPSWAYSNTTTNCMAIQTNITTTPSP from the exons gaagcctactGTGCCTACTCCATCATCCTCATGGCACTCTTCTGGTGCACCgaggctctgcctctgcctgtcactGCCCTCTTCCCCATCATCCTGTACCCCATGATGGGCATAATGGATGCCTCTGAG GTCTGCATCGAATACTTTAAGGACAGCAACATCCTGTTCGTCGGGGGGCTGCTGATGGCCATTGCCGTGGAGCACTGGAATCTGCACAAACGCATTGCTCTCCGTGTGCTCCTCATCATTGGGGTGCGGCCTGCCCT ACTGCTTTTGGGCTTCATGTTGGTCACAGCCTTCCTGTCCATGTGGATTAGCAACACAGCCACCACAGCCATGATGGTGCCCATCGCACATGCCGTTCTGGAGCAGCTCCACAATACAAGCAAGGATGTAGAGGAGGGCAGCGACAACCCCACCTTTGAACTCCAAGAAGGGAGTCCCCAGAAGGACGTGACCAAACTTG ATAACGGGCaggcccaccctgccctgcctgcttCTTCAGAGTCAACGGTGTGGCAGAAGAGGGAGCAGCTCCGCTTTAGCCAGGGCATGAGCCTGTGCGTGTGCTACTCGGCCAGCATCGGGGGCATCGCCACACTCACTGGCACTACACCTAACCTGGTGCTGCAAGGCCAGGTCAACGC GCTCTTCCCCCAAAATGGCAACGTGGTGAACTTTGCCTCCTGGTTTGGCTTTGCCTTCCCCACCATGGCCATCTTGCTGCTGCTCTCCTGGCTGTGGCTGCAGATCCTCTTCCTGGGGTTCAA CTTCCGGAAGAACTTCGGCTTTGGGGGACAGGCGAAGGAAAGAGAGCAGGCAGCCTTCCACGTCATCCAAACAGAACACAAGCGACTGGGCCCCATGACCTTCGCAGAAAAGGCTGTCTCTGTCCTCTTTATCATCTTGGTGGTGCTATGGTTCACCCGGGAGCCAGGCTTTTTCCTTGGCTGGGGCAACCTGGCTTTTCCCGACAAGGATGGAAACAG CATGGCATCCGATGGGACAGTGGCCATCTTCATTGGAATAATTCTGTTCTTGGTGCCCTCCAAGATCCCAGGGCTGACTCAGGATCCAA ACAAACCAGGGAGGCTGaaggcccctcctgccctcctcaacTGGAAGACTGTGAATGAGAAGATGCCCTGGAATATTGTGCTCCTGCTGGGTGGTGGCTTTGCCCTGGCCAAGGGCAGCGAG AAATCAGGACTGTCTGAGTGGCTGGGGGACAAGCTGACCCCACTACAGAATGTGCCATCTCCCGCCATTGCCTTCATCCTCTGCCTCCTGATTGCTACTTTCACTGAGTGTACCAGCAATGTGGCCACCACCACACTTTTCCTGCCCATTCTGGCCTCCATG GCTCAGGCCATCTGTCTCCACCCTCTGTATGTCATGCTTCCCTGCACGCTGGCCGCCTCCTTGGCCTTCATGCTGCCTGTGGCCACCCCACCCAATGCCATCGTTTTCTCTTTTGGGGGCCTCAAAGTGTCTGATATG GCCCGGACAGGATTCCTGCTCAACATCATTGGGGTGCTAGTCATCACGCTGGCCATCAACAGCTGGAGCTTCCCCATCTTCAACCTGCACACTTTCCCCTCCTGGGCTTACTCCAACACCACAACCAACTGCATGGCCATCCAGACGAACATCACCACGACACCTAGCCCCTAG